A DNA window from Labrus mixtus chromosome 4, fLabMix1.1, whole genome shotgun sequence contains the following coding sequences:
- the cfdp1 gene encoding craniofacial development protein 1, with translation MMNYSDYDSDGYSSNEDVDYVPSDDNLSEDDINECEREEPLSRDDGVPHPDKVGKRKKKKDISVRKRKKGVLKVDKEEGEGGDAAEEAQQPPQEDEDEEEEPAKKEKDDATQKKKTDDLWASFLSDVGSRPKESKAPPQPSSTRTVDPSPSTVTPSRTETKEPAKVTITKVFDFAGEEVRVNKEVSADSKEAKIFLKSQSSKQEENIEEEKKSSSPSRSPPPGPSVKRPAGMSSLLSRFGGKKQKMSTLEKSKMDWDAFKSEEGITEELAIHNRGREGYVERKNFLERVDHRQFELEKAVRLNNMKQ, from the exons ATGATGAACTATTCTGACTACGACTCTGACGGATACTCTTCTAATGAAGACGTAGACTACGTCCCTTCAG ATGATAACCTCAGTGAGGACGACATTAACGAATGTGAGAGGGAGGAGCCTCTGAGCCGAGACGACGGCGTCCCGCATCCTGACAAAGTGggcaagaggaagaagaagaaagatatCAGCGTGAG gaagaggaagaaaggagtCCTGAAAGTCGACAAAGAAGAAGGGGAGGGCGGAGACGCCGCAGAGGAGGCTCAGCAGCCGCcgcaggaggacgaggacgaggaggaggaaccCGCCAAGAAGGAGAAAGACGACgcaacacagaagaagaaaacggaCGACCTCTGGGCCAGCTTCCTGTCTGACGTCGGGTCCAGACCCAAAGAGTCCAAAGCGCCCCCCCAGCCCAGCAGCACACGCACG gTCGATCCCTCGCCGTCGACGGTCACTCCTTCGAGAACGGAGACTAAAGAGCCGGCTAAAGTCACCATCACCAAAGTGTTCGACTTCGCTGGAGAAGAAGTAAG ggtgaATAAAGAGGTGTCGGCAGACTCCAAGGAGGCGAAGATTTTTCTGAAGAGTCAGAGcagcaaacaggaagagaacatcgaagaagagaagaagagctcATCACCCAGCAGATCTCCTCCTCCAGGgcccag TGTGAAGCGTCCTGCAGGTATGAGCAGCCTGCTGAGTCGTTTCGGGGGAAAGAAACAGAAGATGAGCAcgctggagaagtcaaagatgGACTGGGACGCTTTTAAATCAGAAGAGGGCATCACGGAGGAGCTCGCCATCCACAACAGAGGCCGAGAAGG gtatGTGGAGCGGAAGAACTTCTTGGAGCGTGTCGACCATCGCCAGTTTGAGTTGGAAAAAGCAGTGCGACTGAACAACATGAAACAATGA